In Acidimicrobiales bacterium, the sequence TGCCGAAGGCCCCCGCGTAAAGGATCGCCCAGAACGGGAGGATGAGCAGCACCGGCGCCGCCCACATGGGCACCTTGGTGCGCTGCACGGCCTGGTCGCGCACGTAGGTCTCCGACGGGGCCGCCGGCGCCTCGGGGACGGCCGGGGTGGCGGCCGCCGCAGGAGCGGGCGCGGCCTCGACGGCTGCGGCCGGGGCGGGGGTGGCGCTGGTCTCGGCGGGTGCCTCGGAGGCGCCCCCCTCGGAGGCCGCGCCGCCTGTCAGCGCCGCCCGGCGCTCCCGGGCCCGGCGGAGCAGGTGCTCGGGGACTTCGGTCATGCCGCGGACTCTACGCGCCACCGGTTCCGGCTGGCGAAAGCTGGTGCGGCGCCTGGCCCTCCGCCGATGTGAACTCCGCGAAGGCAGCGTGCTAGACCAACGCCTGCTCACCCCGGCGGTGCTCACCCCCCGCCCCGCCGGATAGAATGTGAGCGAATTCACGAGCACGTTTTGGAGAGGTAGGAGAGCCGGTCGAGTGGTCGCCTTCTTTGCATCGCTGATCATCACCGTTCTCATGACCCTCGTCGTGCTCCGCGTGGGCAAGACCCGGAAGCCCGGCACCCCGCTGACCTGGGGCGAAGCCTTCGTGGCCGCCACCTGGATGTTCGGCCTGCTGTTCATGCTCTACGGCGTCCTGCCCGACCGCTGGCTCCTGTGGGCCGACAACGAGCTGGGCTGGCGCTCCGACTCCTTCGGCATCCCCACCCCCTTCGGCCGCCTGTTCGAAGAGGGCATCGCCTTCGGCGGCCGCGGCCGCGTCATGATCTCGGCCCAGGTGATCCGCGACATCATCGCCTCGGCCATCTACATCGTCGGCCTCGTCCTCAACTTCGCCATGTGGCTGCGCTGGCAGAAGCGCAGCGACAAGCCCAAGACCGCTGAGATCGAGACTTCCGCCTACGGCCGGCCACTGGTCCGGAAGGCATAGCGCGCATGGCTCGCACAGACGCCAACCCGCCGCTTCCTTCGTTCCCTGGCGACTATGTGCTGACCGAGGTCGAACCCGAGGACCTCTCGAAGTCGGTCAAGCCCAAGCAGTTCCTCCACATCGACCAGTCCGAGTGCATCATGTGCGAGGGCTGCGTCGACATCTGCCCGTGGAAGTGCATCCACATGCTCGATGCACGCACGATCGCCGAGGCGGTCAACACCGAGCAGCCCGGTGTCGACCCCGACGACCACGTGGTCTTCGTCGTCGACGAAGACGTCTGCACCCGGTGCGGCCTGTGCGTCGACCGGTGCCCGACCGGCGTGATCATCATGGGCAAGGCGGGCGTGGCTGCGCGCGACGGCGACCAGCACCAGCGCGACAACAAGCACGGCTACTCCTACGGCATGCGGTTCTAAGGAGATCGATTCGGTGGCCAGACGATTCGCCCTCAAGGACCGGCTTCCCAAGCCGGCCGACATGATGGAACGCACGAAGGGGTCCCAGATGTGGACCTCCATCTTCCGTCCGGGCTCCATCTTCCGGAAGGGCTACACCGACAGCCCTCGTAACCGCTCGTACGTGATCATGAACTCGGTGCTGTACCACCTGCACCCGGTGAAGGTGAAGCGCCACGCGGTCAAGGTCAGCTACACCCTCTGCCTCGGCGGCCTCAGCTTCTTCCTCTTCATCCTGCTGACGGTCACCGGCATCTTCTTGATGTTCTTCTACCGGCCCACCGCCGAGCAGGCGTGGAACGACATCGCCACCCTGCAGACCTCGGTGACCTTCGGGCTCCTGGTGCGCAACATGCACCGATGGGCTGCCCACCTGATGGTCATCTCGGTGTTCCTCCACATGGCCCGCGTCTTCTACCACGGGGCCTACAAGCCGCCCCGGGAGTTCAACTGGGTCATCGGCGTGATCCTGCTGACATTGACCCTGCTGCTGTCGTTCACCGGCTACCTGCTGCCGTGGGACCAGCTGGCGCTGTGGGCCGTCACCGTCGGCACCAACATGATGGGCTACACCCCGGTGTTCGGGCAGCAGGTGCGCTTCGTGCTGCTCGGCGGCGTCGAGATCGGCACCGACACCTTGCTCCGCTGGTACGTGCTCCATGTGCTCTTGTTCCCGTTCGTCATCGTCATCTTCATGGCCATCCACTTCTGGCGGGTCCGTAAGGACGGCGGCATCTCCGGGCCGCTGTAAGGAGGACGTGCGTAATGGCTGAAGTCCCCGAACACCTCCTCAAGCGAGCGGCAGAACGCAAGGCCGCGCTCGAGGCCAAGAAGGCAGGCGCCACTCCGCCCGCGGGCGAGGGCGATGCCGTCGCGGCCCAGATGGAGGGCCATACGGCTGACGCCGCCGATGCCGTCCAGGCGACCGCGGCCGAGGGCACGGGCGGCGGCGCTCCCGCCGACCAGCAGCCCGCCGGTGCCCCCAGCGACCCGTCGGGCAAGATCCCCGCGCACCTCCTGGCCCGCAGCCAGGCTGCCCGCCAGAAGGCGGCAGGCGGCGGCGGCGAGGGTGGTGGCGGAGGCGGCGGCACGGCCACGGCCACGGCGCCCGCACCGGCGGCTCGGGCCGGCGCAGGCGGTGCTGCTGCGGCTCCCGCGCCCGGCATCCAGGGCCCGGCAGGCCACACGCAGCGCCTGCTCACCGTCGTCAAGGCGGGCTCCATCCAAGACGTCAAGGCCACGCCGACCGACAAGGTCCACACCTGGCCGCATCTGCTGGTCGTGGAGTTCGTGGCCTCGCTGGCCATGACGGCGTTCCTGCTCGTCTTCTCCACGTTCGTCAACGCCCCGCTGCTGGGCATGGCGAACCCCAACCTCACCCCCAACCCGTCGAAGGCGCCGTGGTACTTCCTGGGCCTCCAGGAACTGCTCACGATGTTCCACCCGATGGTGGCGGGCGTGACCATCCCTGGCATCGGCCTCATCGTCATGGGCGCCGCGGGCTACATCGACAAGAACCCGTCGAACAAGCCCGAGGACCGGAAGTTCTCCATCGCCTTGATGACGATCTTCCTGATGTTCTGGGCCGTCCTCGTCATCATCGGGTCGTTCTTCCGAGGCGAGGGCTTCAACTTCATCATGCCGTGGCGCCAAGGCGTCCACGAGATCTTCGACCTGTGAGGAGCGGGACGCCATGAGCACCCCCGTCGTCATCGCCATCGTCGCAGTCGTCGCGCTGGCCATCTTGTTCGTGGCCACCACCGCGGCCCGCCGCGACCGGGCGCTCGCCATGCGCGGCATGCGCGAGGCCAGCGGCAAGGACCGCAGCCTCGACGTGATCGAGGACATGGAAGGCGAGACCACGAGCGGCCGCGACGTCGAGCGCGCTGCCGTGCTCGCCCACCGCGGCGGCGGCACTGCTGTCGCCGTTCCCGCCACGCCCGCCCCGCCCGCACCTCGAACCCCGCTCGACGACGAGGCGCTCGGCGTCACCCGCCGGCAGTTCTTCAACCGAGGCATCGTGGCCATGTTCGGCCTGGGCCTCGGCGGCTTCGGCGCCTCCACATTGGGCTTCTTGTGGCCGAGCCTGTCGGGCGGCTTCGGCTCCAAGATCCGCGTCGGCAAGCTCGACGAGATCCTGGGCCAGATCGCCTCCACCCGTGAGCCGTTCTACGTGGCCGAGGCCCGCAGCTACATCGTCCCCTATCCGCAGGAGGCGCTCGACGAGGCTCGCAAGGCCTACACCGGCGCCGTGCTCGAAGGCATGGAGCAAGGGGTGGCGGCGCTCTACCAGAAGTGCGTGCACCTGGGCTGCCGCGTGCCGTGGTGCCAGAGCTCGCAGTGGTTCGAGTGCCCGTGCCACGGCTCCAAGTACAACCGCGTCGGCGAGAAGACGGGGGGCCCTGCGCCCCGCGGCCTCGACCGCTTCGGCGTGAGTGTCGACGGCGGCCAAGTCGTCGTCGACACCGCCCAGGTCATCCAGGGCCCCAAGATCGGCGTCGATACCACCGGCCAGGAAGCAGAAGGTCCGCAGTGCGCATAGCTCCCGTCCTTGCTGCCGTGAACACGCAGCAGAAGCTCGGCATCCTCGTCGCCTCCCTCCTCGTGGTGGGCTGGCTCCTGTACGTCGCCATGCACTTGCGGCGGCCGGAGTCGGCACCCGTCGGGAGCGAGATCGAGCTGGCGCCGAACCGCAAGCCGTATTTCGACGACGACGTCCTGGAGTCGACCAGGCTCGACAAGTCGCTCAAGTGGGCGCTGGTCCTGCTCGGTATCTCCGCCCTCGGCCTGCCCGCCTACTGGCTGCGCGAGCCGAGCAGGCAGGCCGGTGCCGATCGAGGCTTCGACAAGCGAGCCGTCGGCCGCGGCGAGATCCTCTTCCAGCCTGCCGAGTCTCCGATCCCGGCGGGCAACGTGGGCCACTTCGGCTGCGGCCGGTGCCACGGCACCAAGGGCGAAGGGGGCGTGACCGAGTACTCCCTGGCCGATCCCAGCGACCCGACCAAGCCGCCCCGGCAGGTCAAGTGGGCTGCGCCCGAGCTCAACACCGTGACCCTGCGCTACAGCGACGACCAGCTTCGTTCGGTGCTCGTCTACGGCCGGCCCAACACCCCCATGCCCCCGTGGGGCGTGCTCGGCGGCGGCCCCATGAACGACCAGCAGATCGACGACCTCATCGCCTACCTCCACGACATCCAGCTTCCGGAGGAGCAAGTCAAGGCCGACGCCATGAAGAAGTACGGCCTCGACGGGGCCAAGCTGTTCGAGGCCTACTGCGCTCGCTGCCACACCAAGGGCTTCTCCTACGGTGAGCCCGGCGAGCGCGGGGCCGGCGCCTTCGGCCCCAGCCTCACCAACGGGTCGACCCTCAACCAGTTCCCCGATGTCGAGTCGCACGTCGAGTTCATCAAGACGGGCTCGCAGTACGCCAAGCCCTACGGCACACGCGGTGTGGGCGGCAACGAGGCGGGCGGCATGCCCGGGTTCGGGCGCATGCTCACCGACGAGCAGATCGACGCCATCGTCGAGTACGAGCGGAGCTTGTGATGCAACACATGCTGTTGGCCGCCCTCCAATGGGATCCCCACATCCGCGGTGGCCTCATCGTCCTGACCTCGGTCGCCATCCTGTGCGGCAGCGTCTACCTGCTGCTGGCCACCAACGTGGGCGCCCGCCTCGGGTTCCTGCTGGCGGTGGCCGGCCTCACCGGGTGGATGTTCCTCATGTCGATCATCTGGATGGTGTTCGGCATCGGCCTCAAGGGCCGGCCCAACACGT encodes:
- a CDS encoding 4Fe-4S binding protein yields the protein MARTDANPPLPSFPGDYVLTEVEPEDLSKSVKPKQFLHIDQSECIMCEGCVDICPWKCIHMLDARTIAEAVNTEQPGVDPDDHVVFVVDEDVCTRCGLCVDRCPTGVIIMGKAGVAARDGDQHQRDNKHGYSYGMRF
- the extP gene encoding selenite/tellurite reduction operon b-type cytochrome ExtP, giving the protein MARRFALKDRLPKPADMMERTKGSQMWTSIFRPGSIFRKGYTDSPRNRSYVIMNSVLYHLHPVKVKRHAVKVSYTLCLGGLSFFLFILLTVTGIFLMFFYRPTAEQAWNDIATLQTSVTFGLLVRNMHRWAAHLMVISVFLHMARVFYHGAYKPPREFNWVIGVILLTLTLLLSFTGYLLPWDQLALWAVTVGTNMMGYTPVFGQQVRFVLLGGVEIGTDTLLRWYVLHVLLFPFVIVIFMAIHFWRVRKDGGISGPL
- a CDS encoding menaquinol-cytochrome c reductase cytochrome b subunit encodes the protein MAEVPEHLLKRAAERKAALEAKKAGATPPAGEGDAVAAQMEGHTADAADAVQATAAEGTGGGAPADQQPAGAPSDPSGKIPAHLLARSQAARQKAAGGGGEGGGGGGGTATATAPAPAARAGAGGAAAAPAPGIQGPAGHTQRLLTVVKAGSIQDVKATPTDKVHTWPHLLVVEFVASLAMTAFLLVFSTFVNAPLLGMANPNLTPNPSKAPWYFLGLQELLTMFHPMVAGVTIPGIGLIVMGAAGYIDKNPSNKPEDRKFSIALMTIFLMFWAVLVIIGSFFRGEGFNFIMPWRQGVHEIFDL
- a CDS encoding Rieske 2Fe-2S domain-containing protein, with amino-acid sequence MSTPVVIAIVAVVALAILFVATTAARRDRALAMRGMREASGKDRSLDVIEDMEGETTSGRDVERAAVLAHRGGGTAVAVPATPAPPAPRTPLDDEALGVTRRQFFNRGIVAMFGLGLGGFGASTLGFLWPSLSGGFGSKIRVGKLDEILGQIASTREPFYVAEARSYIVPYPQEALDEARKAYTGAVLEGMEQGVAALYQKCVHLGCRVPWCQSSQWFECPCHGSKYNRVGEKTGGPAPRGLDRFGVSVDGGQVVVDTAQVIQGPKIGVDTTGQEAEGPQCA
- a CDS encoding c-type cytochrome codes for the protein MNTQQKLGILVASLLVVGWLLYVAMHLRRPESAPVGSEIELAPNRKPYFDDDVLESTRLDKSLKWALVLLGISALGLPAYWLREPSRQAGADRGFDKRAVGRGEILFQPAESPIPAGNVGHFGCGRCHGTKGEGGVTEYSLADPSDPTKPPRQVKWAAPELNTVTLRYSDDQLRSVLVYGRPNTPMPPWGVLGGGPMNDQQIDDLIAYLHDIQLPEEQVKADAMKKYGLDGAKLFEAYCARCHTKGFSYGEPGERGAGAFGPSLTNGSTLNQFPDVESHVEFIKTGSQYAKPYGTRGVGGNEAGGMPGFGRMLTDEQIDAIVEYERSL